Part of the Phycisphaerales bacterium genome, CGCGTGCCTCTGCGATCTCCGTGACCGCCGGGGCCGCGTCCTGCTGATCGAACGTCGCAAGTCGCCCAATCAAGGCCTGTGCTCGCCGATCGGCGGGAAGCTCGATACGGCGCTCGGTGAATCTCCCCACCAGTGCGCCCGGCGAGAGATCCAGGAAGAGGCCGGCATCGACGTGCCCATCGAGCGGCTGCACCTGCAGGGGCTCGTGAGCGAGCGTGCGTTCGAAGGCAAGGGCCACTGGCTGATGTTCTACTTCCGCGTGCTAGGGCCGGTCGAGGTGCCAGAGCAGGACATCAGCGAGGGCCGGCTGCGGTGGTTCGAGCCCGGACAGCTTTCGGACCTCCCGCTGCCCGAGACCGATCGCTCGGTCATCTGGCCCCTGGTGGATGACCATGACCACGAGCACCTGGCGCGTCCGGACGCCCACCGGCCGGGCCTGCCGGGCCTGTTCGCGGTGCACATCGACTGCCGCGATGATCGGCTGGCATGGTCGGTGGAACAAACCGGTCGGGCTTCCCAAACGTAAGGTGACCATGGCGGGCGCCCCGTTCGATCGCAATATACTTCCACGCATGACCAATCCGCTGCGAACAACCTCCTTCCATCCCTGGCGGGCCTTCCGGCTGGTCGTGCTTTCGCTGATCGCGACGTGCCTCGTGGTCGTCGAGGCTGGCGTGGCCCAGGACGGGGCCGGCAGCGAAGCCGGCCCCGCACCAACGGCCTCGGTGCCCGCGTCGAGGCAGGCCCAGGAAGTCATCGTGCTCCCGATCCGAACGGCGATCGACCGGTTCACGATGAAGAGCCTCGAGCAGCGCCTGCAGCGGGCCGAGGACGACGGCGCGCAGGCGGTGGTGATCGAGCTCGACACGCCCGGCGGCGAGGTCGGCGCGGTGCTCGAGATCAGCAACCTGCTCAAGACGAGCCAGGTACCGACGATCGTCGCCTGGGTGAACTACACCGCGTTCAGCGGCGGCGCGATCATCGCGATGGCCTGCGACGAGATCGTGACGGCTGATCCGGGGACGCTGGGCGACGCCATCCCGATCCAGGTGTCGCAGCTCTTCGGATTGCAGCAGATGAGCGAGGATCAGAAGCAGAAGATCCTCGCGCCGCTGCTCGTCGACCTCGTCGATTCGGCCCGGCGGAACGGCTACGACGAGAAGCTCGTCCAGGGCTTCGTGTCGCTGGGCGTCGAGCTCTGGATGATCGAGCGCACGCGTCCCGGCCCGGAGGGTCAGCCCGCGGGCGAGCGGATGTTCGTTGACCTTGCCGAGTATCGCCTGCTCTTCGGCGAACCGCCGGAAGTGCGCACGCCCCAGATTCCGTCGGCGGGCACCGGGCTCACCAAGACGGCGCGAGCCGACGAGGCGCAGGCTCCCGGGTCGGTCGAGCCGGGCGACGCGACCGCTTTCCGGCCGGCATCGCCCGGGCTAGCTGCTCTCGAAGAAAAGCCCGAGACAAGCGTGAGCCAGGGGCTCGCGGTGCCGACGACGCGTCCGACGCTCAGCGAGGCGGATCGGGGCGGTTGGCGGGTGGTGGCCTACGTGACGGACGGCCGGGCCCCGGTCACCATGACCAGCGACCAGCTCGTGCGATACGACGTGGCCAACCGCGTGGTGCAGAGCGATGCGGACCTGCGGGCCTACTTCGGTGCGACGTCCTTGCAGCGATACGAGGAGAACTTCTGGTTCGTCATCGCACGCTTCCTGTCGAATCCGCTGATCCAGGGCCTCCTCCTCGTGTGCGTCGTCGTGGGCTTCTTCATCGAGATGGCTAGCCCGGGGCTGGGCGTGTTCGGCGCCATCGGCCTGCTGGCACTGGTCGGTCTGCTTGCGCCGGCGGCCATGGTCGGCATGGCGGGCTGGTGGGAGTTCGTCGCGCTGGGCCTGGGCGCGGTGCTGGTGCTCGTCGAGGTGTTCGTCGTGCCGGGGCTCGGGGTGCCTGGGGTGATCGGCGCCGTCTTGGTCTTCGTCGGGCTGCTCGGCACGTTCACCGGCGGCAGCAGCTTCCAGACCCAGGGCGAGTTGCTCACGGGCGTGGTCGTTCTTCTGCTTTCGCTGGCGACGGCGGGCGTCATCATCTTCTTGATTGCGCGAAATCTCGGAAGCATCCCGGGACTCAACAGGCTGATCCTCAAGAGCGTTCCCGCCGACGACGATGATGCACCGTCGTTCTTCGACGCGATGGTCCCGACGTCGACAACGGCCTCGACCACGCTGACCGTCGGAGCCATCGGCGAGGCCGTGGGCGTGCTGCGTCCCTCCGGCCGGGCCAAGTTCGGTGAGGACCTGGTCGACGTCGTATCGGTGGGGCCGATCATCGAAAGCGGAGAGCGCGTCCGCGTCATCGAGGCGACGGCGTTCAGCGTGGTCGTCGAGCGGGCCCCCGAGCCGGAGTCGTCCCCCGAAGATGCCGATGAAGACGGCGTCGACGATGGCCGGGAGGACGCCTGATGGATCCGCTGCTGGTATGGGGACTGCTGCTGCTGGGCATCTCGGCCTTCCTGGGGCTGCTGGAGTTCTTCGTGCCCAGCGCGGGCATCATCGGCATCGTGGCGCTCGTGGTGGCGATCGCCGGCGTGGTCTGCTTGTGGAGCTACGAGACCGCGTGGGGCATCACGGGCATGCTGGGCGTCCTGGTCATCGCGCCGACGGCGACGTACTTCGGGTTCAAGGTCCTGCCGTACACGCCCATCGGCAAGGGACTCATTCTCAGCAATCCCGACCCGGACGACCCGTCCGGCGACGCGTCCAACGCCTCGCACGCGCTGCGCATCGCGCTCGTCGGCCAGGAGGGCATGGCCCAGACCGACCTGCGGCCCATCGGCGTGGTCAAGATCGAGGGCCAGCGGCACGACGCCGTCGCCGAGAGCGGCTACATCCCCGGCGGCTCGCGCGTAAAGGTCATCTCGGCCGACGGCATCCAGCTCAAGGTCCGCCAGATCCAGGCGTAAGGACCAGCCAGCGACATCGAAGGGGAGGCCCCGCGTTCGTGATGCCCCGCTTGCAGCGGCCGGGCATGGGCTTATAGTCCGCCCTCATCCGTCGGCGCGGGCCACGAGGGCCCCAGCCGGCTCCAGGAGGTGTCAGGAATGGGCAGTATTCCCCCGGGTGTCTGGATCGCGATCGGCGTCGTCCTGCTGATCATCGTGATCGTCATCGTGGCGATCCTCGGCCGCTTCATCAAGCTGTGGATCCAGGCGTTTGTCTCGGAGGCCAAGGTCAGCTTCGGTGCGCTGATCGGCATGTGGCTGCGGAAGGTCGACATGAACGTGATCGTCTTCAGCCGCATCCGCGCGGTGAAGGCGAAGCTGAACATCTCGACCGATGAGCTCGAGACCCACTACCTCGCGGGCGGCCGCGTGCCAAACGTGATTAGCGCGATGATCGCTGCGAGCAACGCGAAGATCGAGCTGCCGTGGGGCGTGGCGACGGCGATCGACCTGGCCGGCCGCGACATCCTCGACGCCGTGAACACCAGCGTGAACCCCAAGGTCATCGATTGCCCGGGCCCCAACCAGCCGCGGCCGACCATCGACGCCGTCGCCCAGGACGGCATCCAGCTCAAGGCCAAGGCCCGCGTGACGGTGCGGACCAACCTGGCCCGCCTCGTTGGTGGTGCGACCGAAGAGACGATCATCGCCCGCGTGGGCGAGGGCATCGTGACGACCATCGGCTCGGCCCTGGACCACAAGGCCGTGCTCGAGAACCCCGACAACATCTCGAAGGTGGTGATGCAGCGCGGGCTCGACGCGGGCACGGCGTTCGAAATCCTCTCGATCGACATCGCCGACATCGACGTGGGCGAGAACATCGGCGCCCGCCTGCAGACCGACCAGGCCGAGGCCGACAAGAAGCGTGCCCAGGCCGAGGCCGAGAAGCGCCGCGCGATGGCCGTGGCGGCCGAGCAGGAGTTCCGCGCCGAGGAGCAGAAGAACCGGGCGCTGGTCGTGCTGGCCGAGGCGGAGGTGCCCAAGGCGATGGCCGAGGCCTTCCGCGGCGGCAACCTGGGCGTGATGGACTATTACCGCATGCAGAACATCCAGGCCGACACCTCGATGCGCGGCTCGATAGCGGGCGAGGACAACGCCAAGGATCGCCAAGGCAACGATTGATGTAAGTCATCGAGGTAAAGGCGAGACGCCCACGCGGAATCCGTGGGCGTTTTTCATTCTACGTTTGGCGTGCCTACGACCGCTGCTTGCGGGGGTCGATGGCGGGCTTGCCGTCGGCGTACTCCCAGATCACCACGTCGAGGGTCTTGACGCCCCACTGGAGGGCCGCCTCGTGGCTGGGAAAGAGCAGGTCGAGGCGGTTGCCCTTGATGGCCCCGCCGCGGTCGAGGACCGGCACGACCTTGCCGTCGTTGTAGCCGTCGATGCTGAGCATGGTGCCGAAGGGCAGCAGGTCGGTGTCGGCGGCGACAAGGAACCCGCCGTTGGCGTCGACCGAGTGCAGCGTCGCGGTCTGGCCGTCGGCGAAGGGATAGCACGAGGCCGCGTCGGCCGAGTAGGCCGTGACCTTCATCGTGATGGTGCGGGCCGGGCGGACGGGCCGGCCGTTGAACCAGCGCAGGCTGGTATCGGGCTCGACTTCGCCGGCCAGCGACGCGAAGGCGGGGGTCGCGAGCGCGGCGGGCTGGACGGCCGGCGCCTGGGCTTCGACTTGCACCTCCGGAGCCTCCACCGTCGCCGCTTGCGGCGGCGTGATCGAGGCCATCGGGCTGACCGGGCCGAGCTGCTTGGCGATGATGGCCGTGGCCACGGTCAGGACCGCACCGCCCAGCCAGAGGAAGCCCGCTGAGGGCCGCCGGCCGCGCGAGGGCGCGACGAGGGCGGTCATGTCCTGGATCGGGGCCACGCAGGCCCCCGCCTCGCGCTCGACGCGCACGTTCATGTCTTCGTTTTTCAAGACCACCACCGGTCTCCGCTTGCCGGCCGACCGGGCGAACGGGGCCACCACGCCCCGAGGCTCCACCCGATCTTCACTTGCGGTCCCTGGGGCACCACCCCCTGGGGACCGACCGGCTCGCGTGCTGGCCCACGATAGGGTCCACCGGCGATCCGGTCAGCCAACGGTCAGTTCCCGTTCTCGGACGAGGTCGGCATTCCGCGTCCGCGGCTGAAGGCAAAGTGCCCCGGCTCGGCCCGAATGCGAGCCACGGGCATCCGCGGCGGGCCTTTTTCCCTACCGTTGGCCCGCATGACCCCTACCGAGATCGTGATCTGCCTGGTTATCGGGGCCTTCGCCGGCGTGCTGGGCGGGCTCGCGGGCATCGGCGGATCGATGATCATGCTGCCCGCGCTGGCCCTGTTCGTGGCCGACCCCGACCCCGACAGCGCCCACCACCTGTTCATGGCCTCGGCCATGGTGGTCAACGCGGTGGTGAGCTTCCCCGCAGCGCTGCGGCACAAGAAGGCCAAGGCGATCCACTACGGCGCCCTGCGTGTCATCTTGCCGGCGATGGCGATCTCGATCGTCGCGGGCGTCCTGATCTCGAACCAGATCGAGGGCCTGACGCTGCGCAAGATCCTGGCGGGATTCATCGCGGCGTACGCGCTCATGACGATCTACCGCTTTTTCAAGAAGAGCGACGAGCCCGAGCTTGACGCCAAGGGCGTGCACGCCGTTCGTCTGACGGTCATCGGCATCGCGACCGGCATGGTCGCCGGGCTGCTGGGCATCGGCGGGGGCGTGCTGATGGTGCCCATGCTGCAGGTCTTCTGCAAGATGCCCATCAAGAACGCCATCGCCACGAGTTCGGCGGTGATGGTGCTGACGGCGATCGTGGGGGCGTCGCTCAAGCTGGCGACGCTGCCCGAGCATGGCCGAAGCGTCGTAGACGCGCTCATCATCGCCGCGGCCATCTCGCCCACGGCGTTCTTCGGCGCGCGATTGGGGGCGACGCTCACGCACAAGCTACCACTGCAAGCCGTGCGATTGGTGGTGTCGCTGGCGCTGCTGGTGGTCGCTGCCAGAATGGCGGCCGACGCGTGGAGCAAGCGTCAGGGAGGCGAGCAAGCCAAGCCGGTCGATGCCCCGCGGGCCCTCGAGGATGCCGCGTCAGGGCCTGAGTGAGAAATCCCTTACCGGCCCGCCGAATGCATGAACAAGCAGGAAGGATTCTCGGTTCGTCCCGTGCAAAGGAGTTGCGTGCCATGTCGATTGGTTTCGTGAACAACGCCAAGACCGTTTTGTTACTGGGCGCCCTGATGGGCCTGGTGATCGGCGTGGGTTACGCGCTGGGCGGGCCGAACGCGATCCTGCCGGCCGTCGTCATCGCCGTCGTGATGAACTTCGTGGCGTTCTTCTTCTCGGGAACGATCGCGATCAAGTCGATGCGCGGCCGCGAGGTCACGGGCGGGAAGCTCTACGAGATGGTCGATGAGCTGAGGCAGCGAGGGGGCCTGCCGATGCCCAAGGTCTACGTCTGCCCGCACCAGGCGCCCAACGCGTTCGCCACGGGCCGCAGCCCGAAGCACGCGGCGGTCGCGGTGACCGAGGGCGCCTTGCAGTTGCTGTCTCGAGATGAGTTGGAAGGCGTGATGGCCCACGAGTTGGCGCACGTGAAGAACCGCGACACGCTCATCAGCACCATCGCCGCGACGGTGGGCGGCCTCATGGGCATGCTGGCGTACGGCCTCTTCCTGTTCGGCGGGAATCGGCAGGGCGGCAACCCGCTGCTGGCGATCGTGGCCGTGCTGGCCGGTGCCGTGGGTGCCGCGATCATTCGCTCGATGATCAGCCGGTCGCGCGAATTCGTGGCCGACGCGGATGGCGCAAAAATCGCTGGCTCGCCCGATGGGCTCATCGGAGCGCTGCGCAAGCTCGAGACGTATGCCAAGCGCATCCCGATGCACAACCCGAACCCGGCGCAGAACAACCTGTTCATCATCGAGCCGCTCACGGGCGGCAAGACGCTGAGCGACCTGTTCGCGACGCACCCGCCCACCGAGAAGCGCGTGGCGGCGCTGATGAAGGCCCGCTAGTCGACGCCGAGTTCGCCCTCGCCCTGGCGGTCGATCGCGACGTCGAGCTCGACGGTGCGGATGGGCAGGCAGCGCTGGTCGTCGCACGCCTGGTAGCTGACGACGAGGATGGGGCGGCCCGACCACTCGCCCTCGAGCTCGAGCGCGACGGGGAACTCGATCTCCCCATCGTGCACGAGCACGGCCTCGTCGTGCGACCAGGGCGTGCCCTTGGGATAGTCGGCGTACACACGCACGCCCGAGCCGCCGCGGACGCCCACCCGCAGGGGCGGCAGGTCGGCGTTGCCCGGTTCGGCGGCGTAGACGTGCCAGCCCGGCATGATGCGAACCACCAAATGGAACTGGGCCGGCAGGTCGGGGCCGAGCGTGACGCGGTCGCCGCTGGCGTAGATCTCGACGGGCGTGAACGAATCGTCGACGGGTTCGGGCATGGAGCGGAGGCGTTCCAGCTCGGCGTCGATGACGCGCTCGGCGAAGGCGTGGTCCTGCCGCATGAAGCGGAGCAAGGCGGCGGTGGAGTTCGCGGTGCCGAGGGGTGAATCCGCGATCGCGGGCGAGATGGCGCGGAGGATGTCGGCCGCGTGGTCCAACGCGCCGCTCTCGGGGGCGATCTCGTGCAAGGTGGCCAGGGCGTTGAGCAGCACGGAGTGGGCGCAGGGCGTGGCGCCGTCGTAGGTGCTGCGGCCGCGGACGAACAACTCGGCCGCGCGGGTGTCGTAGAGGACGCCGGGCTGGTCGGGGTCGCCGAACGTTTCGATCGTGGCTTCGAGCATCGCGACCGCTTGCGCGATCAACTCTTGCGGATCGCCCATACCAAGCACGATGCGGGCGCGGGCGAGCTCGGCAAGCCCGCCGATGCACCAGGCGGCGTCTTCGAGGAAGCCGGCGTCGGATCGATCGCCGTCGCGCCAGCTCCGGACCGGAAGGCCGTCGTTGGCGACCATGTGCTCGCGCAGGAACGCGGCGGTCCGGTCGGCGTGCTCGAGCAGCGCGGCGTCCTGCAAGTCGACGGCCGCCGAGGCGTAGGCGTGCAGCATCATCGCGTTCCAGGCGGCCAGGCACTTGTCGTCCCGCAGCGGCGCCTTGCGCTGGTCGCGGGCCTCGAGGAGCGATTTGTTGATGTGGTCGAGGCGCTCGCGGAGGTCGGCGGCGTCGAGATCGTGCTCGCTGGCGTGCTTTTCGAGGCGGTCGTCTAGGCGGAGCACGCTGGCAGGCGGGGCGTCGCGATGGTGGGGGTCCTGGAAGTTTGGGCCGCGGTCGAGGCCGTAAAGGGAGACGGCCAGTTCGGCGTCGTCCTCGGAAATCGCGGCGTGCACCTGCTCGGCGGTCCAGAGGTAGTTCAGGCCCTCGCGACCATCGACCTCGGCATCGAGCGCGCTGGCAAGGCCGCCGCTTTCGAGTCGCATCTCGCGCTCGGTCCACCCGACGATGCGTCGGGCGGCGTGGGCATAGCCGGCGTCGTCAAAGGTGCGCGAGGCTCTCGCATATGCGGTCAGGAGCTGCGCGTTGTCATACAGCATCTTCTCGAAATGCGGCACCGTCCAGTTCGCGTCGACGGCGTATCGGTGGAAGCCTCCGCCGGCGTGGTCGTGGATGCCGCCGACCATCATGCGGTCGAGGGCATGGCGGAGCGCGACGTCCGTTGCCCGGCGCGTCTCGTCGTCGACCGCGTCGCGCGCGGTGAGCAGCAGGTCGAGGTACACCGGCTGGGGAAACTTGGGCGCGCCGCCGAAGCCACCGTTGGTCCGGTCGACCATCGTCAGCAGCGTGCGCACGGCCTGGGCGATCGCCTGCGGGCCGACGTCGATGCGTTCGCCGGCTGCGGCGCTCAGGCCGTCGCTGACGGCATCGGCGAGCCTGCCGGCCTGCTCCATGACTTCGTCGCGCTGCTCACGCCAGGCCTGCGACACGCCCTGGAGCACGTCGAGGAAGCTCGGGCGGCCGTGCATGGGCTGGGGCGGGAAGTAGGTGCCGGCCCAGAAGGGCTTGCCCGCCGATGGCTCGAGGAAGACGCTCATGGGCCATCCACCGCTGCCGGTCATGATCTGCGTAGCGGCCATGTAGGCCTCGTCGATGTCGGGGCGTTCTTCGCGGTCGACCTTGACGCACACGAAGCGTTCGGCCATGGCCTGCGCGACGGCGTGGTCTTCGAAGCTCTCGCGCTCCATCACGTGGCACCAGTAGCAGGTGGCGTAGCCGATGCTCAGGAAGATGGGCACGTCGCGGCGGCGGGCTTCTTCGAAGGCGGCGTCGCCCCAGGGCATCCACGGCACGGGGTTGTGCGCGTGCTGCAGCAGGTAGGGGCTGTGCTCGTGGACGAGTGCGTTGGCTTCTCTGGTCTCAGGCGGCATCTTTGCTCATCACGCGGACGACCATCGACGACACGTTCGCGTTGGCGAGCTCGTCGACGGGGGCGAGCTCGCCCGGCGAGCGCGCGCCGCGAGCCCGCGTGCCCAGGCGTTCGGTGGCCATCGTGCTGGCGTGGAGGACGACGTCGACGGGCAGCGTGCTCAGGGTGATGCTGACCAGGCCGCGCATGAGGGCGGGCGCGTCCTCGTCCTGGCAGGCGACGATCTCGGGCAGGTGCTCGTCGAACGCGTCCGCGTACCGGGCGGCGGCCTCGCGGGCCCGGGTGCACCAGGCCTCGCGCTCCGGCCCGGGGCCAGGATGGCGCATCGGCGTGGTGTTGAGGCCCTCGACGACGGCGTCCATCGCGGCGCGCAGGGCCTCGAGCTCGGGCTCGAGCATGTCGCGGGCGATGACGATGCTGTCGGCGTCGGCCTGCAAGAGCACGGGCATCACGAGCGCCAGGCGGTCGCGCTGCTTGCTCAGGCGCTGCTCGGCCTTCTGCACCACGCTGCTGGGCTCGGGGCGCACGACCGTCAGCGCGTGGCGCGCCGCATAGCGGTCGAGGCCCAGCATGACGGGCACGCTGACGCCTGGATCGGGGCCGGCCCGTAGCACGTCTCGGGCGACGGCCTGGAGGTAGTCGTCCTCGTCGCCGAAGAGATCGAGCCGCATGAGCGGGCCGAGCGAGGCGCAGGCGGGGTCGGTCGTCAGGCGCTTCCAGGCGCTGGCCATCTCGGCGGCGGGGTGGGCGAGCTCGTCGACCGAGGGCAGTACGACGCCGGCCTCCCAGAGCGGCTGGCTCCAGCGCCAGCTGCGGATCATGTCGAGGTACTCGGGCACGCGGTCGGCGGCCGAGCGGGCGGCGGTGGGGCTCACGCCCTGGGGCGAGGGCAGCAGCGTATAGACCTGGTCTGCCAGCAGCACGGCGGTCATGACGGGGGCCTCGCGCGTGGTGAAGTGGTATGGGCTGACCAGTGCGTCCATGACGCCGGATCTTAGGGCGAGTCCTTCGCTTCCTCCCCCGGCGGCAGGCCGAGTTCGCCGCCGTCGACCCACTCGTTGACCTGGCCGATCATCTCGCTCAAGGACATGAAGAGCATGACGTGGTTGGTGGGATACGTGCGTCGGACGGGGGTGATCCCGCTGTCTTCGAAGCGTTCGATCATGAGCGTGCTGCTGGCGAAGGGCACGGCCTTGTCGAAGGAGCCGTCGACGACGAGCACCCGCGTATCGCCGTCGAACTGCGCGGCGGCGTGGTAGCCGTCGAGCGAGGCGTGCCGCAGGTAGGCGTGCTCGAAGTCGGCGCGATCGGCTGCGTCTTCGAAATCGAAGAAGACCGATCGGATGAACTGCTTCATGAAGGTGCTGTCGATGCTGATGCTCGCGGCGTTGGCCCCGCCGGCGACGAGGACGGCGGTCTCGTAGGCCCCGGGATTGCGCGCGACGACGGCGGGCAGCAGGATGGCCCCGCCGCTGAAGCCCAGGATGGCGCGCGGTGTGCCTTCCAGCCGGCCGTCGCGTGCGATCATGTGCGCAACGCCCGCTTCGATGGCGAAGGCGCACTCGGCGGTGCGGTCGTCGGCATGGGCGGCGAAGGCGCGGCCTTCCGCGGCGCCATCGCCGGCCGCGACGTTGATCATGATCTGCTCGGTGAAGCGCGACGGCTGGCTGAGCAGGCGTAGTACGCTCCAGCCGCGGCTGCGCAGGTCCTGCGACCACTTCTCGTAGAGCTCGGGTGGGTAGCCGAAAGTGCCGGGGATGATGACCGCGATGCCGCGCACCTCTTCGGTGGTGGCGGGCTCGCAGGCCATCCAGGTGCGCTCGAGTCCGAACGAGTCCGGCCGCAGCGAAACGAAGGCGATGGTGTGGACGCCGCCCTCGGGCTGCGCGGCGGCTTGGGCGGGCGAGATCTCGAACACGAGCGCGTTACGCTGCTCGGGCTCGACGTCGCTGGCCGACACGCCTCTTGCTGCGTCGCCGACGCGCTCCAGCAACGCGGCGGCGTGCTCCCTTGCACCGGGCACGATCGGGCGATCCATGAAGAAGCCGACCTGGAACGACTGGTAACGACGCGGATCGCCACCCAGCGGGATGACGATGCCCTTGGCACCAAGCTCCTGTTCGAACGCGCGGGCGGGCCACGATGGCGCGAGGGTTGCGACGTCCGGATCTGGCTTCGACAGCGCTGCGGCAGCGGATGCAAGA contains:
- a CDS encoding NUDIX domain-containing protein; translated protein: MPDHDALPYRLACLCDLRDRRGRVLLIERRKSPNQGLCSPIGGKLDTALGESPHQCARREIQEEAGIDVPIERLHLQGLVSERAFEGKGHWLMFYFRVLGPVEVPEQDISEGRLRWFEPGQLSDLPLPETDRSVIWPLVDDHDHEHLARPDAHRPGLPGLFAVHIDCRDDRLAWSVEQTGRASQT
- a CDS encoding NfeD family protein, which produces MTNPLRTTSFHPWRAFRLVVLSLIATCLVVVEAGVAQDGAGSEAGPAPTASVPASRQAQEVIVLPIRTAIDRFTMKSLEQRLQRAEDDGAQAVVIELDTPGGEVGAVLEISNLLKTSQVPTIVAWVNYTAFSGGAIIAMACDEIVTADPGTLGDAIPIQVSQLFGLQQMSEDQKQKILAPLLVDLVDSARRNGYDEKLVQGFVSLGVELWMIERTRPGPEGQPAGERMFVDLAEYRLLFGEPPEVRTPQIPSAGTGLTKTARADEAQAPGSVEPGDATAFRPASPGLAALEEKPETSVSQGLAVPTTRPTLSEADRGGWRVVAYVTDGRAPVTMTSDQLVRYDVANRVVQSDADLRAYFGATSLQRYEENFWFVIARFLSNPLIQGLLLVCVVVGFFIEMASPGLGVFGAIGLLALVGLLAPAAMVGMAGWWEFVALGLGAVLVLVEVFVVPGLGVPGVIGAVLVFVGLLGTFTGGSSFQTQGELLTGVVVLLLSLATAGVIIFLIARNLGSIPGLNRLILKSVPADDDDAPSFFDAMVPTSTTASTTLTVGAIGEAVGVLRPSGRAKFGEDLVDVVSVGPIIESGERVRVIEATAFSVVVERAPEPESSPEDADEDGVDDGREDA
- a CDS encoding NfeD family protein; protein product: MDPLLVWGLLLLGISAFLGLLEFFVPSAGIIGIVALVVAIAGVVCLWSYETAWGITGMLGVLVIAPTATYFGFKVLPYTPIGKGLILSNPDPDDPSGDASNASHALRIALVGQEGMAQTDLRPIGVVKIEGQRHDAVAESGYIPGGSRVKVISADGIQLKVRQIQA
- the floA gene encoding flotillin-like protein FloA (flotillin-like protein involved in membrane lipid rafts), with amino-acid sequence MGSIPPGVWIAIGVVLLIIVIVIVAILGRFIKLWIQAFVSEAKVSFGALIGMWLRKVDMNVIVFSRIRAVKAKLNISTDELETHYLAGGRVPNVISAMIAASNAKIELPWGVATAIDLAGRDILDAVNTSVNPKVIDCPGPNQPRPTIDAVAQDGIQLKAKARVTVRTNLARLVGGATEETIIARVGEGIVTTIGSALDHKAVLENPDNISKVVMQRGLDAGTAFEILSIDIADIDVGENIGARLQTDQAEADKKRAQAEAEKRRAMAVAAEQEFRAEEQKNRALVVLAEAEVPKAMAEAFRGGNLGVMDYYRMQNIQADTSMRGSIAGEDNAKDRQGND
- a CDS encoding 3D domain-containing protein translates to MVLKNEDMNVRVEREAGACVAPIQDMTALVAPSRGRRPSAGFLWLGGAVLTVATAIIAKQLGPVSPMASITPPQAATVEAPEVQVEAQAPAVQPAALATPAFASLAGEVEPDTSLRWFNGRPVRPARTITMKVTAYSADAASCYPFADGQTATLHSVDANGGFLVAADTDLLPFGTMLSIDGYNDGKVVPVLDRGGAIKGNRLDLLFPSHEAALQWGVKTLDVVIWEYADGKPAIDPRKQRS
- a CDS encoding sulfite exporter TauE/SafE family protein gives rise to the protein MTPTEIVICLVIGAFAGVLGGLAGIGGSMIMLPALALFVADPDPDSAHHLFMASAMVVNAVVSFPAALRHKKAKAIHYGALRVILPAMAISIVAGVLISNQIEGLTLRKILAGFIAAYALMTIYRFFKKSDEPELDAKGVHAVRLTVIGIATGMVAGLLGIGGGVLMVPMLQVFCKMPIKNAIATSSAVMVLTAIVGASLKLATLPEHGRSVVDALIIAAAISPTAFFGARLGATLTHKLPLQAVRLVVSLALLVVAARMAADAWSKRQGGEQAKPVDAPRALEDAASGPE
- a CDS encoding M48 family metalloprotease gives rise to the protein MSIGFVNNAKTVLLLGALMGLVIGVGYALGGPNAILPAVVIAVVMNFVAFFFSGTIAIKSMRGREVTGGKLYEMVDELRQRGGLPMPKVYVCPHQAPNAFATGRSPKHAAVAVTEGALQLLSRDELEGVMAHELAHVKNRDTLISTIAATVGGLMGMLAYGLFLFGGNRQGGNPLLAIVAVLAGAVGAAIIRSMISRSREFVADADGAKIAGSPDGLIGALRKLETYAKRIPMHNPNPAQNNLFIIEPLTGGKTLSDLFATHPPTEKRVAALMKAR
- a CDS encoding DUF255 domain-containing protein; translation: MPPETREANALVHEHSPYLLQHAHNPVPWMPWGDAAFEEARRRDVPIFLSIGYATCYWCHVMERESFEDHAVAQAMAERFVCVKVDREERPDIDEAYMAATQIMTGSGGWPMSVFLEPSAGKPFWAGTYFPPQPMHGRPSFLDVLQGVSQAWREQRDEVMEQAGRLADAVSDGLSAAAGERIDVGPQAIAQAVRTLLTMVDRTNGGFGGAPKFPQPVYLDLLLTARDAVDDETRRATDVALRHALDRMMVGGIHDHAGGGFHRYAVDANWTVPHFEKMLYDNAQLLTAYARASRTFDDAGYAHAARRIVGWTEREMRLESGGLASALDAEVDGREGLNYLWTAEQVHAAISEDDAELAVSLYGLDRGPNFQDPHHRDAPPASVLRLDDRLEKHASEHDLDAADLRERLDHINKSLLEARDQRKAPLRDDKCLAAWNAMMLHAYASAAVDLQDAALLEHADRTAAFLREHMVANDGLPVRSWRDGDRSDAGFLEDAAWCIGGLAELARARIVLGMGDPQELIAQAVAMLEATIETFGDPDQPGVLYDTRAAELFVRGRSTYDGATPCAHSVLLNALATLHEIAPESGALDHAADILRAISPAIADSPLGTANSTAALLRFMRQDHAFAERVIDAELERLRSMPEPVDDSFTPVEIYASGDRVTLGPDLPAQFHLVVRIMPGWHVYAAEPGNADLPPLRVGVRGGSGVRVYADYPKGTPWSHDEAVLVHDGEIEFPVALELEGEWSGRPILVVSYQACDDQRCLPIRTVELDVAIDRQGEGELGVD
- a CDS encoding prolyl oligopeptidase family serine peptidase, with the translated sequence MSRLLAVLAILASAAAALSKPDPDVATLAPSWPARAFEQELGAKGIVIPLGGDPRRYQSFQVGFFMDRPIVPGAREHAAALLERVGDAARGVSASDVEPEQRNALVFEISPAQAAAQPEGGVHTIAFVSLRPDSFGLERTWMACEPATTEEVRGIAVIIPGTFGYPPELYEKWSQDLRSRGWSVLRLLSQPSRFTEQIMINVAAGDGAAEGRAFAAHADDRTAECAFAIEAGVAHMIARDGRLEGTPRAILGFSGGAILLPAVVARNPGAYETAVLVAGGANAASISIDSTFMKQFIRSVFFDFEDAADRADFEHAYLRHASLDGYHAAAQFDGDTRVLVVDGSFDKAVPFASSTLMIERFEDSGITPVRRTYPTNHVMLFMSLSEMIGQVNEWVDGGELGLPPGEEAKDSP